One Rhizobium sp. NRK18 genomic window carries:
- a CDS encoding MarR family winged helix-turn-helix transcriptional regulator: MTETADLVRSRAEDTAASGVEAISDALSRMRLMIGRRILGRLMISKSAPDLDLSHLDVIEAVKRSTAESEATVGAVAEMMRVDHSRASRLIADLVQRGILQRTVSQADARRSVVELTTEGEAFKRDMHAVKRRVLESVVANWSKQDVDHFARLFPRFVDEFEVTIRNASED; the protein is encoded by the coding sequence ATGACTGAAACCGCCGATCTTGTCCGCTCGCGTGCGGAAGACACTGCCGCATCAGGCGTGGAGGCCATTTCCGACGCCCTGTCGCGCATGCGGCTCATGATCGGCAGGCGTATCCTGGGACGGCTGATGATCAGCAAGTCGGCGCCGGATCTCGATCTCTCGCATCTTGACGTGATCGAGGCCGTCAAACGCAGCACGGCGGAAAGCGAAGCGACCGTCGGCGCCGTGGCGGAGATGATGCGGGTCGATCATTCGCGCGCCAGCCGGCTGATCGCCGACCTGGTTCAGCGCGGCATATTGCAGCGCACGGTTTCGCAGGCGGATGCCCGCCGCAGCGTCGTCGAGCTGACGACGGAAGGCGAGGCGTTCAAGCGCGACATGCACGCGGTCAAGCGCCGCGTGCTCGAAAGCGTGGTGGCGAACTGGTCCAAACAGGATGTCGACCATTTTGCCCGCCTGTTTCCGCGGTTCGTGGACGAGTTCGAAGTCACCATCCGGAATGCGTCCGAAGACTGA
- a CDS encoding Dabb family protein, with amino-acid sequence MIRHIVFFTASNPQDREAVYEGLALLTGIPDKLHLEIGRNFRNDPISPGGPDFIVYGEFEDEEQLARYKAHPLYQTSIDIVRPLRDMRIAADFTSS; translated from the coding sequence ATGATACGCCACATCGTCTTCTTCACCGCCAGCAATCCGCAGGACCGCGAGGCCGTCTATGAAGGACTGGCGCTGCTCACCGGCATTCCGGACAAGCTGCATCTGGAAATCGGCCGCAATTTCCGCAACGACCCGATCAGCCCCGGCGGTCCGGATTTCATCGTCTATGGCGAATTCGAGGACGAGGAGCAGCTCGCCCGCTACAAGGCGCATCCCCTGTATCAGACGTCGATCGACATCGTCCGGCCGCTGCGCGACATGCGGATCGCGGCGGATTTCACATCGTCCTGA
- a CDS encoding aldo/keto reductase: MIARTTLGKTGPNVSRIGLGCMGMSALYGPADRTEAIATIHASLEAGINLLDTGDFYAMGHNELLIAEALKGRKREDAVISVKFGAQRDPAGNWLGYDARPQAVKTALAYTLQRLGTDYIDIYRPARLDPNVPIEETVGAIADMVKAGYVRHIGLSEVGAATIRKAASVHPISDLQIEYSLISRGIEDAILPTCRELGIGVTAYGVLSRGLISGHWQKQQASGSDFRAHSPRFQGENEEKNLALVERLRAVAEAKGLTVAQTAIAWVSAQGEDIVPLVGARRRDRLAEALGSTDVTLTAADLAEIESAVPKGAAAGSRYAPAQMASLDSER, encoded by the coding sequence ATGATTGCAAGAACCACGCTCGGCAAGACCGGCCCCAACGTCTCCCGCATCGGTCTCGGTTGCATGGGAATGTCCGCCCTTTACGGCCCCGCGGATCGCACCGAAGCGATCGCCACCATTCACGCCAGCCTCGAGGCCGGCATCAACCTGCTCGACACCGGCGATTTCTACGCCATGGGGCACAACGAACTGCTAATCGCCGAGGCCCTGAAGGGCCGCAAGCGGGAAGACGCCGTCATCAGCGTCAAGTTCGGCGCACAGCGCGACCCGGCGGGCAACTGGCTCGGCTACGACGCCCGGCCGCAGGCGGTCAAGACCGCTCTCGCCTACACGCTGCAGCGTCTCGGCACGGACTATATCGACATCTACCGCCCCGCCCGTCTCGACCCGAACGTCCCGATCGAGGAAACGGTCGGCGCCATTGCCGACATGGTCAAGGCCGGCTATGTCCGCCACATCGGCCTCTCGGAAGTCGGCGCCGCAACCATCCGCAAGGCGGCGAGCGTCCATCCGATTTCGGATCTGCAGATCGAGTATTCGCTGATCTCGCGCGGCATCGAGGATGCGATCCTGCCGACCTGCCGCGAACTCGGCATCGGCGTCACCGCCTACGGCGTGCTCTCGCGCGGCCTGATCTCCGGTCACTGGCAAAAGCAGCAGGCCTCCGGCAGTGACTTCCGCGCCCATTCGCCGCGATTCCAAGGCGAGAACGAGGAGAAGAACCTGGCGCTGGTCGAAAGGCTGCGCGCGGTCGCGGAGGCAAAGGGCCTGACGGTCGCCCAGACCGCCATAGCATGGGTTTCGGCACAGGGGGAAGACATCGTTCCGCTGGTCGGCGCACGTCGCCGGGACCGTCTCGCCGAGGCGCTCGGCAGCACCGATGTCACCTTGACGGCGGCGGATCTCGCCGAGATCGAGAGCGCCGTACCCAAGGGCGCGGCGGCCGGCAGCCGCTATGCGCCCGCACAGATGGCGTCGCTCGACAGCGAGCGCTGA
- the carB gene encoding carbamoyl-phosphate synthase large subunit, which produces MPKRQDIKSILIIGAGPIVIGQACEFDYSGTQACKALKEEGYRVILVNSNPATIMTDPGLADATYVEPITPEVVAKIIAKERPDALLPTMGGQTALNTALSLKRMGVLERYNVEMIGAKPEAIDKAEDRALFREAMAKIGLETPKSMLANATDIKDTDRKTHEARRAELRGKLSGDALDKALDELENQWNLGESDRKQRYMSHAMAIAAQALDEIGLPAIIRPSFTLGGTGGGIAYNRSEFFDIVSGGLDASPTTEVLIEESVLGWKEYEMEVVRDKADNCIIICSIENIDPMGVHTGDSITVAPALTLTDKEYQIMRNASIAVLREIGVETGGSNVQFAVNPDNGRLVVIEMNPRVSRSSALASKATGFPIAKIAAKLAVGYTLDELENDITGGATPASFEPSIDYVVTKIPRFAFEKFPGASPVLTTAMKSVGEVMAIGRTFAESLQKALRGLETGLTGLDEIEIPGLGESDSGDDKNAIRAAIGTPTPDRLRMVAQALRLGMSPEEVHAGCKIDPWFIAQFKAIVDMEARIREHGLPKDAENLRMLKAMGFSDARLASLTGGKPKDVAMLRNSLGVRPVFKRIDTCAAEFASPTAYMYSTYETPFVGATRSEAQVSDRKKVVILGGGPNRIGQGIEFDYCCCHAAFALKDAGFEAIMVNCNPETVSTDYDTSDRLYFEPLTAEDVIEILRAEQEKGELVGVIVQFGGQTPLKLAEALEKNGIPILGTAPDMIDLAEDRDRFQKLLMKLDLNQPNNGIAYSVEQARLVAAEIGFPLVVRPSYVLGGRAMQIIHSEGQLQSYLLDTVPGLVPEDIKQRYPNDKTGQINTLLGKNPLLFDSYLTNATEIDVDCLCDGKDVFIAGIMEHIEEAGIHSGDSACSLPPRTLAPEMIAELERQTTEMAKALNVGGLMNVQYAIKDGVIYVLEVNPRASRTVPFVAKTIGAPIAKVAARVMAGETLDTAIAAYGDKPDVKNLKHIAVKEAVFPFARFPGVDTLLGPEMRSTGEVIGLDTDFALAFAKSQLGAGVDLPRDGAVFISVRDEDKDRMLPAAKILSEIGFKVLATGGTQRYLAEKGIEAVKINKVLEGRPHIEDAIRNRQVQLVINTTDGNKAISDSKSLRRAALMQKVPYYTTLSGAQAAAEAIRALKAGNLEVKSLQSYF; this is translated from the coding sequence ATGCCGAAGCGCCAAGATATCAAGTCCATCCTCATCATCGGCGCGGGGCCAATCGTCATCGGCCAGGCCTGCGAGTTCGACTATTCGGGAACTCAGGCCTGCAAGGCGCTGAAGGAGGAAGGATACCGGGTCATCCTGGTCAACTCCAATCCGGCCACCATCATGACCGATCCGGGCCTCGCGGATGCGACCTATGTCGAGCCGATCACCCCGGAAGTCGTCGCCAAGATCATCGCCAAGGAACGCCCGGACGCGCTGCTGCCGACCATGGGCGGCCAGACGGCGCTCAACACTGCGCTGTCGCTCAAGCGCATGGGCGTGCTCGAGCGCTACAATGTCGAGATGATCGGCGCCAAGCCGGAGGCGATCGACAAGGCCGAAGACCGCGCGCTGTTCCGCGAGGCGATGGCCAAGATCGGGCTCGAGACCCCGAAGTCGATGCTGGCCAACGCCACCGACATCAAGGATACCGACCGCAAGACGCATGAAGCCCGGCGCGCCGAACTGCGTGGCAAGCTTTCGGGCGACGCACTCGACAAGGCGCTGGACGAGCTCGAAAACCAGTGGAACCTCGGCGAGAGCGACCGCAAGCAGCGCTACATGAGCCATGCCATGGCGATCGCCGCCCAGGCGCTCGACGAGATCGGCCTGCCGGCCATCATCCGCCCGTCCTTCACGCTCGGCGGCACCGGCGGCGGCATCGCCTACAACCGCTCGGAATTCTTCGACATCGTCTCGGGCGGCCTCGACGCCTCTCCGACCACCGAAGTCCTGATCGAGGAAAGCGTGCTCGGCTGGAAGGAATACGAGATGGAAGTCGTCCGCGACAAGGCGGACAACTGCATCATCATCTGCTCGATCGAGAACATCGATCCGATGGGCGTCCATACGGGTGACTCGATTACGGTCGCGCCGGCGCTGACGCTGACCGACAAGGAATACCAGATCATGCGCAACGCCTCGATTGCGGTGCTGCGCGAGATCGGCGTCGAAACCGGCGGCTCGAACGTGCAGTTCGCCGTCAATCCCGATAACGGCCGCCTCGTCGTCATCGAAATGAACCCGCGCGTGTCGCGCTCGTCGGCGCTGGCTTCGAAGGCGACCGGCTTCCCGATCGCCAAGATCGCCGCGAAGCTCGCCGTCGGCTATACGCTCGACGAACTGGAAAACGACATCACCGGCGGCGCGACGCCGGCCTCGTTCGAACCGTCGATCGACTATGTCGTCACCAAGATCCCGCGCTTTGCCTTCGAAAAGTTCCCCGGCGCCTCGCCGGTTCTGACGACTGCGATGAAGTCGGTCGGTGAAGTCATGGCGATCGGCCGCACCTTCGCCGAATCGCTGCAGAAGGCGCTGCGCGGCCTCGAAACGGGTCTCACCGGCCTCGACGAGATCGAGATCCCCGGCCTCGGAGAAAGCGACAGCGGCGACGACAAGAACGCCATTCGCGCCGCGATCGGCACGCCGACGCCGGATCGCCTGCGCATGGTTGCCCAGGCGCTGCGTCTCGGCATGTCGCCTGAGGAAGTTCATGCCGGCTGCAAGATCGATCCGTGGTTCATCGCCCAGTTCAAGGCGATCGTCGACATGGAAGCCCGCATCCGCGAGCACGGCCTGCCGAAGGACGCCGAAAACCTGCGCATGCTGAAAGCCATGGGCTTCTCCGACGCCCGCCTCGCCTCCTTGACCGGCGGCAAGCCGAAGGACGTCGCCATGCTGCGCAATTCGCTGGGCGTGCGCCCGGTCTTCAAGCGCATCGACACCTGCGCGGCCGAGTTCGCCTCGCCGACCGCCTACATGTATTCGACCTACGAGACGCCCTTCGTCGGCGCCACGCGTTCGGAAGCCCAGGTCTCCGACCGCAAGAAGGTCGTCATCCTCGGTGGCGGTCCGAACCGCATCGGCCAGGGCATCGAATTCGACTATTGCTGCTGCCACGCCGCCTTCGCGCTGAAGGATGCCGGCTTCGAGGCGATCATGGTCAACTGCAACCCGGAAACGGTCTCGACCGACTACGACACCTCCGACCGCCTCTATTTCGAGCCGCTGACGGCCGAAGACGTGATCGAGATTCTCCGCGCCGAGCAGGAGAAGGGTGAACTCGTCGGCGTCATCGTCCAGTTCGGCGGCCAGACCCCGCTGAAGCTTGCCGAAGCGCTCGAAAAGAACGGCATCCCGATCCTCGGCACCGCGCCGGACATGATCGATCTCGCCGAAGACCGCGACCGCTTCCAGAAGCTTCTGATGAAGCTCGACCTCAATCAGCCCAACAACGGCATCGCCTACTCGGTCGAGCAGGCGCGCCTGGTGGCGGCCGAAATCGGTTTCCCGCTCGTCGTGCGCCCCTCCTATGTTCTGGGTGGCCGCGCCATGCAGATCATTCATTCGGAAGGCCAGCTGCAGAGCTACCTGCTCGATACCGTTCCGGGCCTGGTGCCGGAAGACATCAAGCAGCGCTACCCGAACGACAAGACCGGCCAGATCAACACGCTCTTGGGCAAGAACCCGCTGCTGTTCGACAGCTACCTGACGAACGCCACGGAAATCGACGTCGACTGCCTGTGCGACGGCAAGGACGTCTTCATCGCCGGCATCATGGAACACATCGAAGAGGCCGGCATCCACTCGGGCGACAGCGCCTGCTCGCTGCCGCCGCGCACGCTGGCTCCGGAGATGATCGCCGAGCTTGAGCGCCAGACAACGGAAATGGCGAAAGCCCTGAACGTCGGCGGCCTGATGAACGTCCAGTACGCCATCAAGGACGGCGTCATCTACGTGCTTGAGGTCAACCCGCGCGCCTCGCGCACCGTACCTTTCGTCGCCAAGACCATCGGCGCGCCGATCGCCAAGGTCGCCGCCCGCGTCATGGCCGGCGAAACGCTCGACACCGCGATCGCGGCCTATGGCGACAAGCCGGATGTGAAGAACCTGAAGCACATCGCGGTCAAGGAAGCCGTCTTCCCCTTCGCCCGCTTCCCCGGCGTCGACACGCTGCTCGGCCCGGAAATGCGCTCGACCGGCGAGGTCATCGGCCTAGACACGGATTTCGCGCTCGCCTTCGCCAAGTCGCAGCTCGGCGCCGGCGTCGACCTGCCGCGTGACGGCGCAGTCTTCATCTCGGTGCGCGACGAGGACAAGGACCGCATGCTGCCGGCAGCGAAGATCCTGTCCGAGATCGGCTTCAAGGTGCTGGCGACCGGCGGCACCCAGCGCTATCTCGCCGAAAAGGGCATCGAGGCGGTGAAGATCAACAAGGTTCTGGAAGGCCGCCCGCACATCGAGGACGCCATCCGCAACCGCCAGGTCCAGCTGGTCATCAACACCACCGACGGCAACAAGGCGATCTCGGACTCGAAATCGCTGCGCCGCGCCGCGCTGATGCAGAAGGTGCCCTACTACACCACCCTTTCAGGCGCCCAGGCCGCCGCCGAAGCGATCCGCGCCCTGAAGGCCGGCAACCTCGAGGTGAAGTCGCTGCAGAGCTACTTCTGA
- a CDS encoding DMT family transporter, translating into MRLTGREGEMNPVVGLTVAAMIAFAANSLLARLALGAGSIDAASYTALRIVSGALFLFFFLCRQPGQVKMPAIPGNWIAAGALFAYAIAFSLAYLMLGAATGALILFSSVQATMVGFSLIRGERMSLFELAGFTVAFLAFVYLILPGIGTPDPLGSLLMVISGISWGIYTLRGRGSANPLKETAGNFLRASAFCVPLAIYALVAGNATLRGAGLAIVSGVVASGLGYSLWYRALGGLSTFQAALVQLSVPVIAALGAILFLNEGITLRFVIASLFVLGGIAFAIVAKRKRRG; encoded by the coding sequence ATGCGTCTGACCGGTCGGGAGGGCGAGATGAATCCGGTGGTGGGACTGACAGTCGCGGCGATGATCGCGTTCGCCGCAAATTCGCTTCTCGCGCGGCTGGCGCTTGGGGCAGGGTCTATCGATGCCGCAAGCTATACCGCGCTCCGCATCGTCTCCGGCGCGCTGTTCCTGTTCTTCTTCCTGTGTCGCCAACCTGGTCAGGTGAAGATGCCTGCCATTCCCGGCAACTGGATTGCGGCCGGCGCCCTGTTTGCCTATGCGATTGCCTTTTCGCTCGCCTACCTGATGCTGGGTGCGGCGACCGGCGCGCTGATCCTTTTCTCGTCCGTACAGGCGACCATGGTCGGTTTCAGCCTCATCAGGGGCGAGCGGATGAGCCTGTTCGAGCTGGCCGGCTTCACCGTCGCCTTTCTCGCCTTCGTCTACCTGATCCTGCCCGGCATCGGCACGCCGGATCCGCTCGGCAGCCTGCTGATGGTGATCTCCGGCATCTCCTGGGGCATCTACACGCTTCGCGGTCGTGGCTCGGCCAACCCCTTGAAGGAAACGGCTGGCAATTTCCTGCGGGCCTCGGCCTTCTGCGTGCCGCTGGCGATCTACGCGCTGGTGGCTGGCAATGCCACCTTGCGCGGCGCCGGTCTCGCCATCGTCTCCGGCGTCGTTGCCTCCGGACTTGGATACTCGCTCTGGTACCGGGCGCTCGGCGGGCTTTCGACCTTTCAGGCGGCGCTGGTGCAGCTCTCCGTACCGGTGATCGCAGCGCTTGGAGCAATCCTCTTCCTCAATGAAGGGATCACGTTGCGCTTCGTTATCGCCAGCCTCTTCGTGTTGGGCGGTATCGCCTTCGCGATCGTTGCCAAGCGCAAGCGGCGGGGGTGA
- a CDS encoding diguanylate cyclase, whose amino-acid sequence MQHMWQTLIGNLAVIGLILSVWAHLSGANKNSTRSREKLMLGLFLGLATSASMIMSFPIRPGVLVDLRAGLIALAGLEAGLPGLAIAAAVSALTRLMLGGEGLALGMESLAIFSAVGLTVRHLTANRFQTVGKIISLAGGVSLVMTVSMWTVAILREADAFKTVAIPLLSLNVISIVICGSIIHFVKTRNLDNAILAAALAQSPDYLYIKNRDSRFLHVNNNTAAHNGFERSGQMAGLSDFHIAPQMRAETLFLSEQDLMRNRQELVDHREEVGGKVFMTSKYPLCDTDDRVIGLIGISRDVTQKEMLERELAESRTTLSDALEALHDGLAIFNHDGVLLRCNRQYQAAFPKTGSARQPGETLANLLDDCARAGEFTALSETQLADWKRAVTRRSSGSSAVELHLFNDIWLKLKVHWSGQGAVVLATDITDTKRQEAILRDTAQAYRLLAETDPLTGLLNRRAFDDRAAVEMARHGRSRSPLSVMMIDVDLFKAFNDSHGHHEGDECLKKVANCLRDAAKRPADIVARFGGEEFIVLLPDTDESGAAAVARDFAAILTRRDIGHLSSPHGRVTASIGIASVSAQSGSYDKSALIRQADTALYAAKRKGRNRAEVWSRTFEQMDQQSLDALNSFVI is encoded by the coding sequence ATGCAGCATATGTGGCAAACCCTCATCGGCAATCTGGCAGTTATCGGGCTCATCCTGTCCGTATGGGCGCATCTCTCCGGAGCGAACAAGAATTCCACCCGTTCCCGTGAAAAGTTGATGCTCGGCCTGTTCCTTGGCCTTGCGACTTCGGCGTCGATGATCATGTCCTTTCCAATCCGACCGGGCGTACTCGTCGATTTGCGGGCAGGTCTCATCGCGCTCGCGGGATTGGAGGCGGGGCTCCCCGGCCTTGCAATCGCCGCGGCCGTCTCCGCGCTGACGCGCCTGATGCTCGGCGGAGAAGGTTTGGCACTGGGAATGGAATCGTTGGCCATATTCTCCGCAGTCGGGCTGACCGTGCGCCATCTCACGGCAAACAGATTCCAAACAGTGGGCAAGATCATCTCTCTGGCGGGCGGCGTCTCTCTGGTCATGACGGTCAGCATGTGGACGGTTGCGATCTTGCGGGAAGCTGATGCATTCAAGACGGTTGCGATCCCGCTCCTGTCTCTCAATGTCATCAGCATAGTCATCTGTGGCTCGATCATCCATTTCGTCAAGACACGCAATCTCGACAACGCCATTCTGGCAGCAGCCCTCGCTCAATCGCCGGATTATCTCTACATCAAGAACCGTGACAGCCGCTTTCTGCACGTCAACAACAACACGGCTGCACACAACGGGTTTGAAAGATCGGGCCAGATGGCCGGTCTATCGGACTTCCACATCGCCCCTCAGATGCGAGCCGAGACCCTATTCCTTTCGGAACAGGACCTGATGCGCAACCGGCAGGAACTCGTCGACCACCGCGAAGAGGTGGGCGGTAAGGTTTTCATGACCTCGAAGTACCCGCTCTGCGACACGGACGACAGGGTGATTGGCCTTATCGGCATCAGCCGCGACGTGACGCAGAAGGAAATGCTTGAGCGGGAGCTTGCCGAAAGCAGAACCACCCTCAGCGACGCTTTGGAGGCACTGCACGACGGCTTGGCCATCTTCAACCATGACGGTGTGTTGCTTCGCTGCAACCGACAGTACCAGGCAGCATTTCCAAAGACCGGCTCGGCTAGACAGCCAGGGGAAACCCTCGCGAACCTGCTCGACGACTGTGCCAGGGCCGGCGAATTTACCGCTCTCAGCGAAACACAGCTCGCTGACTGGAAGCGTGCCGTGACGAGGCGCAGTTCCGGCAGCAGCGCCGTGGAACTGCACCTCTTCAACGACATATGGCTGAAACTCAAGGTCCATTGGTCCGGCCAGGGCGCCGTCGTGCTGGCAACCGATATAACCGATACCAAGCGACAGGAAGCAATCCTGCGCGACACGGCACAGGCCTATCGCCTGCTCGCAGAAACCGATCCCTTGACCGGCTTGCTCAACCGGCGCGCCTTCGATGACCGTGCCGCGGTCGAGATGGCCAGGCATGGACGCAGCAGGTCGCCACTTTCCGTCATGATGATCGACGTCGATCTGTTCAAGGCGTTCAACGACAGTCATGGCCATCATGAAGGCGACGAGTGCCTGAAAAAGGTCGCGAACTGCCTGCGTGACGCGGCCAAACGTCCTGCCGACATCGTGGCGCGTTTCGGGGGTGAGGAATTCATTGTTCTTTTGCCCGACACCGACGAGAGCGGCGCAGCGGCCGTCGCCCGCGATTTCGCAGCGATCCTGACACGCCGCGACATCGGCCATCTGTCCTCACCTCATGGCAGGGTGACAGCGAGCATCGGCATCGCATCGGTCTCCGCACAATCCGGCAGCTACGACAAGAGCGCTTTGATCAGGCAGGCAGACACTGCCCTCTATGCCGCCAAGCGCAAGGGCAGGAACAGAGCTGAGGTCTGGTCCCGCACGTTTGAGCAAATGGATCAGCAATCGCTCGACGCGCTAAACTCCTTCGTCATCTGA
- a CDS encoding neutral zinc metallopeptidase, whose product MEWKGRRQSDNVEDVRGSSRQGGFGRSPFGRGGISFPSSGGSGRRGGIGSIVVLVIIFFVLKAMGIDVLQLLNQGGGSVGGSGYEQSTSPSGSTVSAEKKAFVATVLADTEDTWTKILDQSGQTYVAPKLVLFSGAYPSACGQASSAMGPFYCPTDSKVYLDMDFFDELSQRFGAAGDFADAYVIAHEVGHHVQNLLGILPEYHRMRQKMGQDEANRLSVRVELQADCFAGIFGRAEKDKGYMDPGDLEEALKAANQIGDDALQKSAQGYAVPDSFTHGTSAQRVKWFKRGFDTGNLESCDTFSNPV is encoded by the coding sequence ATGGAATGGAAGGGACGCCGTCAGTCCGACAATGTCGAGGATGTCCGCGGCAGTTCGCGCCAGGGCGGATTTGGACGCAGCCCCTTCGGACGGGGCGGGATCAGTTTCCCGTCTTCCGGCGGAAGTGGCCGCCGCGGCGGCATCGGCTCTATCGTGGTGCTGGTGATCATCTTCTTCGTGCTGAAGGCGATGGGCATCGACGTGCTGCAGCTTCTGAACCAGGGTGGCGGCTCCGTCGGCGGGTCGGGCTACGAGCAGAGCACGTCGCCCTCCGGCAGCACCGTCAGCGCCGAGAAAAAGGCCTTCGTGGCGACCGTCCTTGCCGATACGGAAGACACCTGGACGAAGATCCTCGACCAGAGCGGCCAGACTTATGTGGCGCCCAAGCTGGTGCTGTTTTCCGGGGCTTATCCGTCCGCCTGCGGGCAGGCGTCCTCGGCCATGGGGCCGTTCTACTGCCCGACCGACAGCAAGGTCTATCTCGACATGGACTTCTTCGACGAACTGTCGCAGCGCTTTGGCGCGGCCGGCGATTTCGCCGATGCCTATGTGATCGCTCACGAAGTGGGCCATCACGTACAGAACCTGCTCGGCATCCTTCCGGAATATCACCGCATGCGCCAGAAGATGGGCCAGGACGAGGCCAACAGGCTCTCCGTCCGCGTCGAACTGCAGGCCGATTGCTTTGCCGGCATTTTCGGGCGGGCCGAAAAGGACAAGGGCTACATGGATCCGGGCGACCTGGAAGAGGCGCTGAAGGCTGCCAACCAGATCGGCGACGACGCGCTGCAGAAGAGCGCGCAGGGCTATGCCGTTCCCGACAGCTTCACGCATGGAACCTCGGCGCAGCGCGTCAAATGGTTCAAGCGCGGCTTCGACACCGGCAATCTCGAATCCTGCGACACGTTTTCCAATCCGGTCTGA
- a CDS encoding MDR family MFS transporter, producing MDAITNTAAIRPAQHQPLVSDPRQRIIVFLILLTGMFMATLDNQIVSTALPTIVGEFGELERFGWVGSAYLLASSAVMPIYGKLGDLFGRKYVMMAAILIFTVGSLTCGLAVSMNTLIAARVLQALGGGGIMVSIFSINADLFEPRERARYQSYASLVLMISGAIGPTLGGTMSDLFGWRSIFLVNLPIGIAVFIGLAILLPYKKPVRKPKIDYAGAALLAGAIASVVLWADSSELFGGLLAPKSLAVIAFGLVCLAGWIMVERRAPEPVVPLTLFSNTTVSLLLYISLISGAIGIGMSNYYALYLQSGLGMSPTVAGLFFIPLTGGIAIGSLSAGRIISRTGDYKIFSILSTATGLVTLTAVAFFGATVPLWTLVALLLVQGLGIGCGQQVPVLGVQNAARRSDTGAATSTVTLTRMGGASIGISIYGAILSAGVASHAVPIPGVEDIEKLTPAAASALPAAAQHTIAQIYLAACEPLFLTAAFISLTGLIAALCLKNIKLPVKHEGGD from the coding sequence ATGGATGCCATAACGAACACCGCCGCCATCAGGCCGGCGCAGCACCAACCGCTCGTCAGCGATCCGCGCCAGCGCATCATCGTCTTTCTGATCCTGCTCACCGGCATGTTCATGGCGACGCTCGACAACCAGATCGTTTCCACCGCCCTGCCCACCATCGTCGGAGAGTTCGGCGAACTGGAACGCTTCGGCTGGGTCGGCTCGGCCTATCTGCTTGCCTCCAGCGCCGTCATGCCGATCTACGGCAAGCTCGGCGACCTGTTCGGTCGCAAATATGTGATGATGGCGGCGATCCTGATCTTTACCGTCGGCTCGCTCACCTGCGGCCTGGCCGTGTCGATGAACACGCTGATTGCCGCGCGCGTTCTGCAGGCGCTCGGCGGCGGCGGCATTATGGTGTCGATCTTCTCGATCAATGCCGACCTCTTCGAGCCGCGCGAACGCGCCCGCTACCAGAGCTATGCGAGCCTCGTTCTGATGATTTCCGGCGCCATCGGCCCGACGCTCGGCGGCACGATGAGCGATCTCTTCGGCTGGCGCTCGATCTTCCTCGTCAACCTGCCGATCGGCATTGCCGTCTTCATCGGACTTGCCATCCTGCTGCCCTACAAGAAGCCGGTCAGGAAGCCGAAGATCGACTATGCCGGCGCGGCCCTGCTGGCCGGCGCGATCGCCAGCGTCGTGCTCTGGGCCGACAGTTCCGAACTGTTCGGCGGCCTGCTCGCGCCGAAGAGCCTCGCGGTCATCGCCTTCGGCCTCGTCTGCCTTGCGGGCTGGATCATGGTCGAGCGGCGCGCGCCCGAACCGGTCGTGCCGCTGACGCTATTTTCCAACACCACGGTCAGCCTGCTGCTCTACATCTCGCTGATTTCCGGCGCGATCGGCATCGGCATGTCGAACTATTATGCGCTCTACCTGCAATCGGGCCTCGGCATGTCGCCGACGGTCGCCGGGCTGTTCTTCATTCCGCTGACAGGCGGCATCGCCATCGGCTCACTGTCTGCCGGCCGCATCATATCCCGCACCGGCGACTACAAGATCTTTTCGATCCTCTCGACGGCAACCGGTCTCGTCACCTTGACCGCCGTCGCCTTCTTCGGAGCCACCGTGCCGCTCTGGACGCTCGTTGCACTGCTTCTCGTCCAGGGGCTCGGCATCGGCTGCGGCCAGCAGGTGCCGGTTCTCGGGGTCCAGAATGCGGCGCGCCGCTCCGACACGGGTGCTGCAACCTCGACGGTGACGCTGACCCGCATGGGCGGCGCGTCGATCGGCATCTCCATCTATGGCGCCATCCTGTCGGCCGGCGTCGCCAGCCATGCTGTTCCGATCCCCGGCGTCGAAGACATCGAGAAGCTCACGCCTGCCGCCGCTTCCGCCCTGCCCGCAGCGGCGCAGCACACGATCGCGCAGATCTATCTGGCGGCCTGCGAGCCCCTCTTCCTCACGGCCGCCTTCATCAGCCTCACCGGCCTGATCGCAGCCCTCTGCCTGAAGAACATAAAGTTGCCGGTCAAGCACGAAGGCGGCGATTGA